In one window of uncultured Acetobacteroides sp. DNA:
- a CDS encoding outer membrane lipoprotein carrier protein LolA: MKSKLLALMLLCSTVAFAQNYGNKIDPSRGFSERLKSASDRTQSITCDFEQVKFMSVLAKTNKSKGKFFYKKAQKICLEYTNPQGNLIVMNGVKFKIQTNGKATVVKMNSNPMMRQLGDMLTACMTGNLNLFGNQSVSEYFENQSHYTVVITPTNRRVKSYLKQIVLRFDKDNMTLSSMRMNENDTDYTLYEFSDKRLNANVDDDKFKI; encoded by the coding sequence ATGAAATCCAAATTACTCGCTTTGATGTTGCTGTGCTCAACAGTTGCTTTTGCACAGAACTATGGCAATAAGATCGATCCTTCGCGTGGTTTTAGCGAGCGACTAAAGAGTGCCAGCGATAGAACTCAATCCATCACTTGCGATTTTGAGCAGGTTAAGTTTATGTCTGTCCTGGCAAAAACAAATAAATCGAAGGGAAAATTCTTCTACAAGAAGGCTCAGAAAATATGTCTTGAGTACACCAATCCTCAGGGCAACCTTATTGTCATGAATGGTGTAAAGTTTAAGATTCAGACAAACGGTAAGGCTACTGTTGTTAAGATGAACTCGAACCCAATGATGCGTCAATTGGGCGATATGTTAACGGCTTGTATGACTGGTAATCTAAATTTGTTTGGAAACCAATCTGTATCCGAATACTTCGAAAACCAATCGCACTACACGGTTGTAATTACGCCAACCAATAGAAGAGTAAAGAGCTACCTAAAGCAAATTGTTCTTCGATTTGATAAGGACAACATGACCTTGTCATCAATGAGGATGAACGAAAATGATACCGATTACACACTATACGAGTTCAGCGATAAAAGGCTTAATGCTAACGTTGATGACGATAAATTTAAGATCTAA
- a CDS encoding DUF2062 domain-containing protein, which translates to MIDCIDRLKALGVVVVIPTYNNHATLLDVIDGVSCYSNDIIVVNDGSTDGTADILAAKQGITLISYTENRGKGHALKIGLRKAAELGYRYAITIDSDGQHYSDDIPSFIDQIEKTPDALIVGARNLTADNMPGKNTFANKFSNFWFKVETGITLQDTQSGYRLYPLKKIATMWFFTPRYEFELEVIVRSAWKRIPVINIPVKVFYPSEEERVSHFRPLRDFTRISILNTFLVTIALLYYYPISFFRALTKENIKRFIRDHITHSKESNLKITFSVGLGIFFGIVPLWGWQMISAGVTAHLLRLNKVIAVAVSNISIPPMIPFILYGSMAMGGMALNKPTLLPLSSINIESISGCMFQYVVGSILLAVVASVIFSSITFVMLNFFRRNPL; encoded by the coding sequence ATGATTGATTGTATAGATAGGCTGAAAGCCCTTGGCGTTGTAGTGGTAATCCCTACCTATAATAATCATGCTACACTGTTAGACGTAATAGATGGCGTGTCCTGCTACTCCAACGATATCATAGTAGTAAACGATGGTTCTACGGATGGTACTGCCGATATTCTTGCCGCCAAACAGGGCATTACCCTAATATCGTATACCGAGAATAGGGGGAAGGGGCATGCGCTTAAGATTGGCCTTCGGAAAGCCGCTGAGTTAGGTTACCGTTATGCAATCACCATAGATTCTGACGGCCAGCACTATTCTGATGATATTCCTTCATTTATCGATCAAATAGAGAAAACTCCAGATGCTCTTATTGTAGGTGCTCGTAACCTAACGGCTGATAATATGCCGGGGAAAAACACCTTTGCGAATAAGTTCTCAAACTTTTGGTTTAAGGTTGAAACGGGTATTACCCTTCAGGATACTCAATCGGGCTATAGGCTTTATCCTTTGAAGAAAATTGCAACTATGTGGTTCTTTACTCCTCGTTATGAATTTGAACTGGAGGTTATTGTACGTTCTGCTTGGAAGAGAATTCCTGTGATAAACATTCCGGTTAAGGTGTTTTACCCAAGTGAGGAGGAACGAGTTTCCCATTTCCGTCCTCTGCGAGATTTTACCCGCATAAGCATCTTAAATACTTTTTTGGTTACAATTGCCCTGCTTTACTACTATCCGATAAGCTTCTTTAGGGCATTAACCAAGGAAAACATAAAGCGATTCATTCGCGACCATATAACGCACTCGAAGGAGTCGAACCTTAAGATTACGTTTTCCGTAGGGCTCGGTATTTTCTTTGGTATAGTTCCCTTGTGGGGGTGGCAAATGATATCGGCAGGGGTAACGGCACACCTGCTAAGGCTAAACAAGGTCATTGCCGTTGCCGTATCGAATATCAGCATTCCACCGATGATCCCGTTTATTCTTTATGGTAGCATGGCAATGGGAGGTATGGCTCTAAACAAGCCTACGTTACTTCCTTTATCATCAATCAATATAGAATCTATTTCTGGTTGCATGTTTCAGTATGTAGTAGGAAGTATCTTGCTTGCTGTTGTTGCCAGCGTAATCTTTAGCAGCATAACCTTTGTAATGCTCAATTTTTTTAGACGTAACCCACTCTAG
- a CDS encoding MMPL family transporter yields the protein MDTFFIRIYNFFYNRKPLLYSLMTGSILVLSFFAVKVNFDEDVTSFFPDGKDNQKTALVFKNLKVKDKIIILFSAADTSKTVDPDRFIEASEAFVGKLKKSAAAPLIKDVVTEVDASAMNQVTDFIYANLPIYLTDKDYSKLDSLTTPEAIKHKMQTNYENLISPMGVALKDIVVKDPIGLGNSALSGLKVFGEAANYTMYDGYIFSEDMSKMLVLIDPVNGTGSTGKNEALISSIEEQAKTVMQQMPEVSVEHYGGPSVAVYNARQIKRDTMITLTIAILIIVVFISLAFRNWWAMLLISLPVLFGGIFALALIYFINGSISSIAIGAGAAVFGIAMSYSIHVLSHREHTKTIPQVIEELAYPLTIGSFTTIGAFLGLLFTNSKLLRDFGLFAALSLIGTTIFCLVFLPHMLSEKKRERKSKLLEWIERANSYRYDSNKWLIGFIVILVGVCFFWYNDVRFDSDMMHLNYESDALKKTEQKINSIYNGTSKKVLFVSACKSNDSLLTAYANINKKLALLQLEGKIEKSLSAQQYLVPVEVQKERIEKWNRFWTKERRDRVCALVDANAAALQFAPGCFIGFKNILDKDYHTISFSAKELAASPLFKDWASSADSLSMLITQVTVKNKYKDDVYRQLKSEKDLVIVDRSYFAQKMAASINSDFNLILVICSVLVFLALLLSYGRLELAIMSFIPMAISWIIILGLMAILGIEFNIVNIILSTFVFGIGDDFSIFIMDGLLNEYKTGKKMLSSHKTAIFFSAFTTVVGMGALVFAGHPALQSISMISLLGMVAVVLISYTVQPIIFRIFITLQVKRGGLPYTILGIARSLFAYVFFLFGCLMLQLQMMISWIIPASTKRKKYWFHVSVSLATRAVVNVMFMVRKVRINKHGEDFKTPAVIVANHQSFIDILVLLGLNPKTVMVTNGWVWNSPFFGRIVRYADFYHTANGYEALADSLKEKIADGYSVVVFPEGTRSVDGSIKRFHKGAFYLAETLKLDLLPIVLYGNGMVISKKQPFFIKKGTIVTDIMERIPCGDSQFGSGYKENAKGIGKLVRAEYSRLCDEFGKADNPYFFEALTNSYTFKGPVLEWYMKVKVRMEKRYRVFDGLIPNDATITDIGCGYGPLCFMLSMYSPKRTILGIDYDEEKIAVANHNFLKTDKLTFVCSNAIEYELPQSDIFILNDVLHYMGMDAQEALIKKCISLLNPGGKIIIRDGDASKQEKHKVTKLTETLSTEVFKFNKTEGALCFTSSEQIEIITKSSGLEITLMDNDVHTSNTIYILQKI from the coding sequence ATGGATACCTTTTTCATTAGGATATATAATTTCTTTTATAATCGTAAGCCACTTCTTTACTCCTTAATGACTGGGAGTATTCTTGTTTTGTCGTTTTTTGCCGTTAAGGTGAATTTCGATGAAGATGTTACAAGTTTTTTCCCCGATGGAAAGGATAACCAGAAGACTGCTTTGGTTTTTAAAAACCTAAAGGTTAAGGATAAAATCATCATTCTATTTTCGGCTGCTGATACAAGTAAGACCGTAGATCCCGATAGGTTCATAGAGGCAAGCGAGGCGTTTGTAGGGAAACTAAAGAAGTCGGCTGCTGCTCCCTTAATTAAGGATGTGGTTACTGAGGTTGATGCATCTGCAATGAATCAGGTAACCGATTTTATTTACGCAAATTTACCTATTTACCTTACCGATAAAGATTATAGCAAGCTAGATTCGTTAACGACTCCCGAAGCTATAAAGCATAAAATGCAAACCAACTACGAGAATCTGATCTCGCCGATGGGAGTTGCACTTAAAGATATTGTGGTAAAGGATCCAATTGGACTGGGGAACTCTGCTTTATCAGGGCTGAAAGTTTTTGGGGAGGCTGCAAACTACACCATGTACGACGGCTATATCTTTTCGGAGGATATGTCGAAGATGCTGGTTCTGATTGATCCTGTAAACGGAACAGGAAGTACCGGTAAGAACGAGGCGTTAATCTCTTCTATTGAAGAGCAGGCAAAGACGGTGATGCAGCAAATGCCAGAGGTAAGCGTGGAGCATTATGGGGGACCAAGTGTTGCGGTTTATAACGCCCGACAGATAAAGAGGGATACGATGATTACCCTAACCATTGCAATCCTGATTATTGTTGTGTTTATCTCGTTGGCATTCCGAAATTGGTGGGCGATGCTGCTTATATCTTTACCAGTACTATTTGGTGGCATATTTGCTCTTGCGCTTATCTACTTTATTAATGGTTCAATATCTTCGATTGCAATAGGAGCAGGTGCTGCTGTATTCGGCATAGCCATGAGTTACTCCATCCACGTTCTTTCGCATCGAGAGCACACAAAGACAATACCGCAGGTTATTGAAGAGTTGGCCTATCCGCTAACTATAGGAAGCTTTACCACTATTGGTGCATTTTTAGGATTACTCTTTACCAACTCGAAACTTTTACGCGACTTCGGTCTATTTGCTGCATTATCGTTGATTGGTACAACAATCTTCTGCCTGGTATTCTTACCTCACATGCTTTCGGAAAAGAAGCGCGAGAGGAAAAGCAAACTTCTGGAATGGATAGAACGAGCCAACAGCTACAGATACGATTCGAACAAGTGGTTGATAGGTTTTATTGTTATCCTTGTTGGAGTTTGCTTCTTTTGGTATAACGATGTTCGCTTTGATAGCGATATGATGCACCTTAACTACGAATCGGATGCGCTTAAAAAGACCGAGCAAAAGATTAACTCGATATACAACGGAACAAGCAAGAAGGTGCTTTTTGTATCTGCTTGTAAAAGCAATGATAGTTTGCTTACCGCATATGCTAACATAAATAAGAAGTTAGCCTTACTTCAATTAGAGGGCAAAATAGAGAAGTCGTTATCAGCCCAACAGTATCTTGTCCCAGTTGAAGTTCAAAAGGAGAGAATCGAAAAGTGGAATAGGTTCTGGACAAAAGAACGTCGTGATAGGGTTTGTGCACTTGTTGATGCGAATGCTGCTGCGCTTCAGTTTGCTCCAGGTTGCTTTATCGGCTTTAAGAATATACTCGATAAAGATTATCATACGATTTCATTTTCTGCAAAAGAACTTGCGGCATCACCCTTATTCAAGGATTGGGCTTCATCTGCCGACTCGTTATCTATGCTTATTACTCAGGTTACTGTAAAGAATAAGTATAAGGATGATGTTTATCGGCAACTGAAATCGGAAAAGGACTTGGTGATTGTTGATCGTTCGTACTTCGCGCAAAAGATGGCCGCTTCGATTAATAGCGACTTTAACCTGATTCTTGTTATCTGCTCCGTCTTAGTTTTCTTAGCGTTGCTGCTTTCTTATGGTCGTCTTGAGTTAGCCATAATGTCATTCATTCCAATGGCAATTAGCTGGATCATTATTCTTGGACTAATGGCGATTTTGGGAATAGAGTTCAATATCGTAAATATCATACTATCTACTTTCGTTTTCGGTATTGGCGATGACTTTAGCATCTTTATAATGGATGGTTTGCTTAACGAGTATAAAACGGGAAAGAAGATGCTTTCCTCCCATAAGACAGCCATTTTCTTTTCTGCCTTTACCACGGTTGTAGGAATGGGGGCATTGGTTTTTGCGGGCCATCCTGCATTGCAATCAATCTCCATGATATCTCTTTTGGGCATGGTTGCTGTAGTACTTATCTCGTACACCGTTCAACCCATTATCTTTCGCATCTTCATTACATTGCAGGTTAAACGAGGAGGACTCCCATATACCATTCTTGGAATCGCCAGATCGTTATTTGCTTATGTCTTTTTTCTTTTTGGATGCTTGATGCTTCAGTTGCAAATGATGATTTCGTGGATTATTCCGGCAAGTACAAAGCGAAAGAAGTACTGGTTTCATGTATCCGTAAGCTTGGCAACTCGTGCTGTTGTAAATGTTATGTTTATGGTGCGAAAGGTGCGAATTAACAAGCATGGTGAAGATTTTAAGACGCCAGCAGTTATAGTTGCCAACCATCAATCGTTTATTGATATTCTTGTGCTTTTAGGGCTTAACCCTAAAACCGTAATGGTAACCAATGGTTGGGTATGGAATTCTCCATTCTTTGGAAGGATTGTTCGCTATGCTGATTTCTACCATACCGCTAATGGATACGAAGCGTTGGCTGATTCGCTTAAGGAGAAGATTGCTGATGGCTATTCGGTAGTTGTTTTTCCAGAGGGAACGCGTTCGGTAGATGGTTCCATTAAACGTTTTCATAAGGGGGCATTTTATCTAGCCGAGACGCTGAAGTTGGATTTGCTTCCCATTGTGCTTTATGGGAACGGCATGGTTATTTCGAAGAAGCAGCCTTTCTTTATTAAGAAGGGAACCATTGTTACCGATATTATGGAGAGAATCCCCTGTGGTGATAGCCAATTCGGTAGCGGATATAAGGAAAACGCAAAAGGCATAGGCAAATTGGTGAGAGCCGAATATAGTAGGCTTTGCGATGAGTTTGGTAAAGCAGATAACCCTTACTTTTTTGAAGCGCTCACGAATAGTTACACATTCAAGGGCCCTGTTCTTGAGTGGTACATGAAGGTTAAGGTAAGGATGGAGAAGCGTTACCGTGTATTCGATGGCTTAATTCCTAACGATGCAACCATAACAGATATTGGCTGTGGATACGGTCCTCTCTGCTTTATGCTTTCTATGTACTCGCCTAAGCGAACAATACTCGGAATCGATTACGATGAAGAGAAGATTGCTGTTGCTAACCACAACTTTCTTAAAACTGATAAACTTACGTTTGTTTGCTCAAATGCCATTGAATATGAACTTCCTCAATCGGATATTTTTATTTTGAATGATGTCCTGCACTATATGGGGATGGATGCTCAAGAAGCGCTTATCAAAAAATGCATATCGCTGCTTAATCCTGGAGGAAAGATTATAATTAGAGATGGTGATGCCTCTAAGCAGGAGAAGCATAAGGTTACAAAACTTACGGAGACGCTGTCGACGGAGGTGTTTAAGTTTAATAAAACAGAGGGAGCGCTTTGCTTTACCTCTTCCGAGCAGATTGAGATCATTACTAAATCAAGCGGATTAGAGATTACTTTAATGGATAATGATGTTCACACATCGAATACCATATACATCCTGCAAAAAATATGA
- a CDS encoding NAD(P)/FAD-dependent oxidoreductase, with the protein MSKYDVVIVGSGLGGLVCANMLSKEGYSVCVLEKNSIIGGCLQSFKRNGHLLDTGFHYIGSLDSGQILHQYFKYFGILDKIKLRRLDDDAFDVINYEGNEYKYAMGYDRFVDTLAEKFPSERAGLTEYASRIKNICGLIGVENLRKGLITGGGMEYFSQSASHMIEETVKDEKLRNILAGNVTLYGGERDHSMLYHHAMINGSNIEGAYRIVDGTQSVADAFVDVIRSNGGNVFTKSEVTRFVVENDRVSAVEVAGGERIEAKYFISNLHPAITLGMVEKTKAIKKAYLTRMNSMPNTYGLFTVHLIMKKNSFPYINRNYYLHEGSDAWYATAHPEDKRVKFALVCNQANSTNERYADVVTILCPMFFDEVAQWSGTTVERRGDLYKEFKQAKAEEVLNFAARYIPNLRENVEKIYTATPLTYRDYTATPEGSAYGIAKSYKNPLISLIPTKTKIDNLLLTGQNLNVHGALGVTLTATLTCSELLGKEYLAKKIGAV; encoded by the coding sequence ATGAGTAAGTACGACGTTGTAATTGTAGGTAGCGGGCTAGGGGGATTGGTGTGTGCTAACATGCTATCTAAGGAAGGGTATTCTGTTTGTGTCTTAGAGAAGAATTCGATTATTGGTGGCTGTCTTCAATCTTTTAAAAGGAATGGTCATCTTCTTGATACCGGATTTCACTATATCGGGAGCTTAGATTCTGGTCAGATTCTCCATCAGTATTTTAAGTATTTCGGAATCCTAGATAAGATAAAGCTTCGTCGGTTAGATGATGACGCTTTTGATGTTATCAACTACGAAGGGAACGAGTATAAGTATGCAATGGGCTACGATCGGTTTGTGGATACCCTTGCCGAGAAGTTTCCTTCCGAAAGAGCAGGCTTAACGGAGTACGCCAGTAGGATAAAGAATATTTGTGGTCTTATTGGGGTGGAGAACCTGCGCAAGGGGCTTATAACAGGTGGTGGAATGGAGTACTTCTCGCAGTCTGCCTCGCATATGATTGAGGAGACGGTAAAAGACGAGAAGCTACGCAATATTCTTGCCGGGAATGTGACACTTTACGGTGGCGAACGCGATCATTCCATGCTTTACCACCATGCCATGATTAACGGATCGAATATAGAAGGCGCCTATCGCATTGTAGATGGAACCCAAAGCGTTGCCGATGCTTTTGTTGATGTTATTCGTTCGAACGGAGGGAATGTATTTACAAAGAGTGAGGTTACTCGCTTTGTGGTGGAGAATGATAGGGTTTCGGCAGTAGAGGTAGCTGGCGGCGAACGCATAGAGGCCAAGTACTTTATCTCGAATCTGCATCCTGCAATCACCCTAGGCATGGTTGAAAAGACAAAGGCCATCAAGAAAGCCTACCTAACGCGAATGAATTCGATGCCCAACACCTACGGTTTGTTTACCGTTCACCTGATAATGAAGAAGAATTCGTTCCCCTACATCAACCGTAACTACTACCTACATGAGGGCTCTGACGCATGGTATGCCACGGCCCATCCCGAGGATAAACGCGTAAAGTTTGCCTTGGTTTGCAACCAGGCAAACAGCACCAACGAGCGGTATGCCGATGTGGTTACCATCCTTTGTCCGATGTTCTTCGACGAGGTGGCGCAGTGGAGTGGCACAACGGTTGAGCGGAGAGGCGATTTGTATAAAGAGTTTAAGCAAGCTAAGGCAGAAGAGGTGCTAAACTTTGCTGCTCGATACATTCCTAATCTCCGTGAAAACGTAGAGAAGATATACACCGCCACACCGCTTACCTACAGAGACTATACGGCAACGCCCGAAGGATCTGCTTACGGGATTGCAAAGAGCTACAAGAATCCGCTGATTTCGCTTATACCCACAAAGACTAAGATTGACAATCTTTTGCTAACGGGGCAAAACCTAAACGTGCATGGTGCATTGGGCGTTACGCTAACGGCAACGCTAACCTGCTCGGAGCTGCTCGGCAAGGAATATTTAGCAAAAAAGATAGGGGCTGTTTAA
- a CDS encoding C45 family peptidase gives MKKVLKFLFIGLLAILLLLAGSITVLYLSADMGTPSVSVNLKNYQVSDSNGFRSCNGSYLRHSESGLWEAYIHGDSLSRGVAMGCLSKDLLAYQEKVFVDQIKEIVPSESYLKFLRFFTIIFNRNLGEYIPDEYRTEIYGISLSCTNAYNFIGTPYERQLNYHAAHDIGHTMQEYMLVGCSSFAVWNKKSEDASLLVGRNFDFYVGDSFAKNKLVSFVNPERGYKFASVGWAGMIGVLSGMNEAGLTVTINAAKGDIPTSAAMPISILAREILQYASTIKEAYAIAQKRHTFVSESLLIGSAKDGKAAIIEKTPSQIGLFESKSDRIICTNHYQSETFRNNPKNIENIANSDSPYRYRRMERLLAGSQPLNPTSVAKILRDRLGVNGEDIGLTNEKSLNQSICHHSVIFKPKEGLMWVSTTPWQSGKLVCYNLKKIFASPDFSRELADEKRSIAADSAFIRNDYARVVGFRALAKQIKKSISTDSPLSADSLKKLVEVNPNMYHTYELLGNYYAHFDNPAKAAYYWRTALKKEIPRVNERKAIEKKIKELGK, from the coding sequence ATGAAGAAGGTATTAAAGTTTTTGTTTATCGGATTGCTTGCAATTCTTCTCTTACTGGCTGGATCTATTACGGTACTTTACCTAAGTGCCGACATGGGGACTCCTAGCGTATCGGTAAACCTAAAGAATTATCAGGTTTCGGACTCCAACGGCTTTAGAAGCTGCAATGGCAGCTACCTAAGGCATAGCGAAAGCGGCCTTTGGGAGGCATACATCCACGGAGACTCGTTGAGCCGAGGCGTTGCCATGGGATGTTTGTCGAAGGATCTGTTGGCCTACCAGGAGAAGGTATTTGTCGATCAGATAAAGGAGATCGTTCCCTCCGAGAGCTACCTGAAGTTTCTCCGTTTCTTTACCATTATCTTCAATAGAAACCTAGGCGAGTACATTCCCGATGAATACCGAACCGAGATATACGGAATCTCGCTCTCGTGCACCAATGCCTACAACTTTATTGGAACTCCCTACGAGCGGCAGCTCAACTACCATGCCGCACACGATATTGGTCACACCATGCAGGAGTATATGCTGGTGGGATGCAGCTCTTTTGCTGTATGGAACAAGAAAAGCGAGGATGCTTCGCTACTAGTTGGTCGCAACTTCGACTTTTACGTTGGTGATAGCTTTGCCAAGAACAAGCTAGTTTCGTTCGTAAATCCCGAAAGGGGCTATAAGTTTGCCTCTGTTGGTTGGGCTGGGATGATTGGTGTTCTCTCGGGAATGAATGAGGCTGGGCTTACGGTAACCATTAATGCTGCCAAGGGCGATATCCCTACTTCGGCGGCAATGCCAATCTCGATTCTGGCCAGAGAAATACTTCAGTATGCCTCTACCATAAAGGAGGCGTACGCAATAGCACAGAAGCGCCACACCTTTGTTTCCGAGTCGCTTCTTATTGGTTCGGCCAAGGATGGTAAGGCTGCCATTATCGAGAAAACGCCATCGCAGATAGGGTTATTCGAAAGCAAGAGCGATCGTATAATATGCACCAACCACTATCAATCGGAGACGTTTAGGAACAACCCTAAGAACATCGAGAATATAGCAAACTCCGATAGCCCATACCGATATAGGCGTATGGAAAGGCTTTTGGCGGGAAGCCAACCGCTAAACCCAACCTCGGTGGCTAAAATCCTTAGAGATAGGTTAGGCGTGAACGGAGAGGATATCGGATTGACCAACGAGAAGTCGCTGAACCAGTCCATCTGCCACCATTCCGTTATCTTTAAACCTAAGGAGGGGCTGATGTGGGTTTCAACAACCCCTTGGCAATCGGGAAAGCTGGTGTGCTATAACCTAAAGAAGATATTCGCTAGCCCCGATTTCAGCAGGGAACTAGCCGACGAGAAGCGGAGTATCGCTGCCGACTCGGCCTTTATCCGAAACGACTATGCGAGAGTTGTTGGGTTTAGGGCATTGGCTAAGCAAATCAAAAAATCGATAAGTACCGACAGCCCGTTAAGTGCCGATTCGCTGAAAAAGCTAGTGGAGGTTAACCCGAATATGTACCACACCTACGAGCTGCTTGGAAACTACTACGCCCATTTCGACAATCCCGCAAAGGCTGCCTACTACTGGAGAACGGCTCTTAAAAAAGAGATTCCCCGGGTAAACGAGCGCAAGGCAATTGAGAAAAAGATTAAAGAACTTGGCAAATGA
- a CDS encoding AMP-binding protein, translating to MRKDQNIQFLSPSEIKAYQEACLKEELAYLESNSKFYSRMFRAHNIDISKIERIEDLAHLPVTTKRDLQLHNDDFICVDRSEIIDYVTTSGTLGDPVTFALTDADLDRLAYNEALSFTTAGCSKNDIIQLMTTIDRRFMAGLAYFLGARELGCGIIRVGNGIPELQWDTIQRNKPNCCMVVPSFLLKLIDYAEANGIDYLNSPLKKAICIGESLRSNDFTLNTLGRRISERWPTLELISTYASTEMQSSFTECGCCNGGHHQPELIIVEFLDDNNRPVKDGEAGEVTITTLGVKGMPLLRFKTGDICYHTTAKCGCGRQTMRLSPVLGRKGQMIKYKGTTLYPSALYDVLDNIADVKNYIVEVYTNTLGTDAILVKVGSENHSDELVKHIKDSFRSKVRVAPDIVFEPVESIAKKQLPKMSRKAIKFVDFRDKTES from the coding sequence ATGAGAAAGGATCAGAACATTCAATTCTTGTCTCCATCGGAGATAAAGGCCTACCAGGAGGCTTGCCTTAAGGAGGAGTTGGCCTACCTTGAGTCCAATTCAAAGTTTTACTCGCGCATGTTTCGCGCGCATAATATAGACATCAGCAAGATAGAGCGCATAGAGGATTTGGCGCATCTGCCAGTGACCACCAAGCGCGACCTACAGCTCCACAACGACGACTTTATCTGCGTGGATAGGAGCGAGATCATCGACTACGTTACCACATCGGGAACGCTTGGCGATCCGGTTACCTTTGCCCTTACCGATGCCGACTTAGACCGGCTGGCCTACAACGAAGCCCTTTCGTTTACCACCGCTGGCTGTTCCAAGAATGATATCATTCAGCTGATGACCACCATCGACCGCAGGTTTATGGCCGGGCTTGCCTACTTTTTGGGTGCTCGCGAGCTCGGATGCGGTATTATCCGCGTCGGAAACGGTATTCCCGAGCTGCAGTGGGATACCATTCAGCGCAATAAGCCTAACTGCTGCATGGTAGTGCCATCTTTCCTTCTTAAATTGATTGATTACGCAGAGGCTAATGGAATCGACTATCTGAATAGTCCATTAAAGAAGGCCATTTGCATTGGCGAATCGCTTCGTAGTAACGACTTCACGCTGAATACGCTTGGGCGAAGGATCAGCGAGCGTTGGCCCACGCTGGAGCTTATATCCACCTACGCATCTACCGAAATGCAGTCGTCGTTTACCGAATGCGGGTGCTGCAATGGAGGACACCATCAACCCGAGCTGATAATCGTTGAGTTCCTCGACGATAATAACCGTCCGGTTAAGGATGGCGAGGCGGGCGAGGTTACCATTACCACGCTTGGGGTTAAGGGAATGCCGCTGCTGAGGTTTAAGACCGGCGATATTTGCTATCATACCACCGCGAAATGCGGTTGTGGCCGTCAGACGATGCGTTTAAGCCCCGTGTTAGGACGAAAGGGGCAGATGATTAAGTATAAGGGCACGACGCTTTACCCATCGGCTTTGTACGATGTGCTTGACAACATCGCCGATGTAAAGAACTACATCGTTGAGGTTTATACCAACACGCTGGGAACCGATGCCATTCTGGTAAAGGTGGGTAGCGAGAACCATTCGGACGAGCTGGTTAAGCATATTAAGGATTCGTTTCGGTCGAAGGTGCGCGTGGCGCCGGATATCGTATTCGAGCCCGTGGAGAGCATCGCTAAAAAACAGCTTCCGAAGATGAGCAGGAAAGCAATAAAATTTGTAGATTTCCGGGATAAAACAGAAAGTTAA
- a CDS encoding outer membrane beta-barrel protein, whose amino-acid sequence MAKRQRLLWMALLAVGFTSAAQAQELRRFNLGVDVGSTTYCTDFRENQAIRATSSVTLFSPNGSCELETTTNRHYYGIKTEFISSNGYIGLSTGLRYTQIKSTLKREDWLDYSKYKFYVLYSQNGSTTEYAQVENLDQEVDYLGIPLDLRLYTMKPRFFRLFINLGFDFGIKVADKATIDFANATMNPHEAQVGRALGTPASFLATFNPGLGFKLGSNDGLNVSMQVNLPSYIISTKASTLATSGLGIGAQLSIYYPIM is encoded by the coding sequence ATGGCAAAAAGACAAAGGCTGTTATGGATGGCACTACTGGCTGTTGGCTTTACGAGCGCCGCCCAAGCGCAGGAGCTGAGGCGGTTTAACCTGGGGGTAGACGTGGGGAGCACCACCTATTGCACCGACTTTAGGGAGAATCAGGCCATTCGCGCCACCTCATCGGTTACCCTCTTCTCCCCCAATGGCAGCTGCGAACTCGAAACCACCACCAACCGCCACTACTACGGCATCAAGACCGAGTTCATCTCCTCCAACGGCTACATCGGCCTTTCAACGGGTCTCCGATACACCCAAATCAAGAGCACGCTTAAGCGGGAGGATTGGCTAGACTACTCAAAGTACAAGTTCTACGTGCTATACAGCCAGAATGGCTCTACTACCGAGTACGCACAGGTAGAAAATCTGGATCAGGAGGTCGATTACCTCGGCATTCCCCTAGATCTACGCCTCTATACAATGAAGCCCCGCTTCTTTAGGCTATTTATCAACCTCGGATTCGATTTCGGCATCAAGGTTGCCGATAAGGCCACCATCGACTTTGCAAACGCCACCATGAATCCTCACGAGGCGCAGGTTGGACGAGCATTGGGCACGCCCGCATCGTTTCTGGCCACCTTCAATCCAGGATTGGGCTTTAAGCTGGGCTCCAACGACGGGCTCAACGTTAGCATGCAGGTTAACCTTCCCTCCTACATCATCAGCACCAAGGCATCGACCCTGGCAACTAGCGGATTGGGCATAGGCGCTCAGCTAAGTATTTACTACCCCATAATGTAA